From Longimicrobium sp., the proteins below share one genomic window:
- a CDS encoding (2Fe-2S)-binding protein — protein MRFTLNGAPAEVDAHPMKRLLDVLREECGLTGTKEGCGEGECGACTVLIDGEPVVSCLIPFAQARETEVVTIEGLGGEHPYQRAFAEFSGAQCGICTPGMILAAVALGPAPTLEEVRTGLAGNLCRCTGYEAIYRAIHSVSE, from the coding sequence ATGCGCTTCACGCTGAACGGCGCGCCGGCGGAGGTCGACGCGCACCCCATGAAGCGCCTGCTGGACGTCCTTCGCGAGGAGTGCGGCCTCACCGGCACCAAGGAGGGGTGCGGCGAGGGCGAGTGCGGCGCGTGCACCGTGCTGATCGACGGCGAGCCCGTCGTCTCCTGCCTCATCCCCTTCGCCCAGGCGCGCGAGACGGAGGTCGTGACGATCGAGGGGCTCGGCGGCGAGCACCCTTACCAGCGCGCGTTCGCGGAGTTCAGCGGAGCGCAGTGCGGCATCTGCACGCCGGGGATGATCCTGGCGGCCGTGGCGCTCGGCCCGGCGCCGACGCTGGAGGAGGTGCGCACCGGCCTGGCCGGCAACCTGTGCCGCTGCACCGGCTACGAGGCCATCTACCGCGCCATCCACAGCGTGAGCGAATGA
- a CDS encoding xanthine dehydrogenase family protein molybdopterin-binding subunit, with amino-acid sequence MAKTTGAARYVDDLTFPGMIYGRTIRSTIAKGRIRSISLDFDPAGFTIVDYRDIPGPRCNFVALIEDDQPFLVAEEINHFAEPILLLAHEDRERLMAAEVRIEYDTEEPVLDPEQSPTVFKTIRIRKGDVAAAMATADRVVEGTYRTGHQEHVYIETNGVIAVPEAGGMTIHGSMQCPYYVHKAIKALLQLSDERVRVVQTETGGGFGGKEEYPNILAGHASLLARKAGRPVKMVYDRVEDMIATTKRHPSIIRHRTGVMNDGRLVAMEIDVLMDGGAYVTLSPVVLSRGCIHAAGPYRCDHTRIDGRVVMTNTPPNGAFRGFGAPQTQFATEVHMDRIAEALGMDPVRLRELNALRPGDTSATGQIMGEDCSALESLKAGVERSDYHRKRAEYAGSNRGIGLSLFFHGSGFTGSGEIYLSSKATLEATETGARIRVASVEMGQGTRTMHAQIVADALGIPYEQVDIVQPDTHQVPDSGPTVASRTCMVVGRILQRCAEEMRETIGDMTPGEYIREHGPLSVTKQFQKPEEISWDDTEYTGDAYAAYGWGCDVAEVELDPVTYEVKPLRMTIVHEIGKAIHPSMVVGQIEGGTAQGVGWALNENVVMKDGGMANPTLTNYTIPTTLDTPRMDVIVLENPSGYGPFGAKGVGEMPIDGPAPALVNAIRHIGLDVRSIPAIPESIMEVACASR; translated from the coding sequence ATGGCCAAGACGACCGGCGCCGCCCGGTACGTGGACGACCTCACCTTCCCCGGGATGATCTACGGGCGGACGATCCGCTCCACGATCGCAAAGGGACGCATCCGCTCCATCAGCCTGGACTTCGATCCGGCGGGCTTCACCATCGTCGACTACCGCGACATCCCCGGGCCGCGCTGCAACTTCGTGGCGCTCATCGAGGACGACCAGCCGTTCCTGGTGGCGGAGGAGATCAACCACTTCGCCGAGCCCATCCTCCTCCTGGCCCACGAGGACCGCGAGCGGCTGATGGCGGCCGAGGTGCGCATCGAGTACGACACCGAGGAGCCCGTGCTCGACCCCGAGCAGTCGCCCACCGTCTTCAAGACGATCCGCATCCGCAAGGGCGACGTGGCCGCGGCGATGGCGACGGCGGACCGGGTGGTGGAAGGGACGTACCGCACGGGCCACCAGGAGCACGTCTACATCGAGACCAACGGGGTGATCGCCGTTCCCGAGGCGGGCGGGATGACCATCCACGGCTCCATGCAGTGCCCGTACTACGTGCACAAGGCGATCAAGGCGCTCCTGCAGCTCTCCGACGAGCGCGTGCGCGTGGTGCAGACGGAGACGGGCGGCGGGTTCGGGGGGAAGGAGGAGTATCCCAACATCCTGGCCGGGCATGCATCGCTGCTGGCCCGAAAGGCGGGGCGGCCGGTGAAGATGGTGTACGACCGCGTGGAGGACATGATCGCCACCACCAAGCGCCACCCGTCCATCATCCGCCACCGCACGGGCGTAATGAACGACGGGCGCCTGGTCGCCATGGAGATCGACGTGCTGATGGATGGCGGCGCGTACGTCACGCTCAGCCCCGTGGTCCTCTCGCGCGGGTGCATTCACGCGGCGGGGCCGTACCGGTGCGACCACACGCGCATCGACGGCCGCGTGGTGATGACGAACACGCCGCCCAACGGCGCCTTCCGCGGCTTCGGCGCGCCGCAGACGCAGTTCGCCACCGAGGTGCACATGGACCGCATCGCCGAGGCGCTGGGGATGGACCCCGTGCGCCTCCGCGAGCTGAACGCCCTGCGCCCTGGAGACACCAGCGCCACGGGGCAGATCATGGGCGAGGACTGCAGCGCCCTGGAGTCGCTGAAGGCCGGTGTGGAGCGCTCCGATTACCATCGCAAGCGCGCCGAATACGCCGGGAGCAACCGGGGGATCGGCCTGTCGCTCTTCTTCCACGGCTCCGGCTTCACGGGAAGCGGCGAGATCTACCTGTCCTCCAAGGCGACGCTGGAGGCGACGGAGACCGGCGCGCGCATCCGCGTGGCGAGCGTGGAGATGGGCCAGGGAACGCGCACCATGCACGCGCAGATCGTGGCGGACGCGCTCGGCATCCCGTACGAGCAGGTGGACATCGTGCAGCCGGACACGCACCAGGTTCCCGACAGCGGCCCCACCGTCGCGTCGCGCACCTGCATGGTGGTCGGCAGGATCCTGCAGAGGTGCGCGGAGGAGATGCGCGAGACGATCGGCGACATGACGCCCGGCGAGTACATCCGCGAGCACGGCCCGCTCTCCGTCACCAAGCAGTTCCAGAAGCCGGAGGAGATCTCCTGGGACGACACCGAGTACACCGGCGACGCCTACGCCGCGTACGGCTGGGGGTGCGACGTGGCCGAAGTGGAGCTGGACCCGGTCACCTACGAAGTCAAGCCGCTGCGTATGACCATCGTCCACGAGATCGGAAAGGCGATCCACCCCTCGATGGTCGTGGGGCAGATCGAGGGGGGCACGGCGCAGGGCGTGGGCTGGGCGCTCAACGAGAACGTGGTGATGAAGGACGGCGGGATGGCGAACCCCACCCTCACCAACTACACCATCCCCACCACGCTGGACACGCCGCGCATGGACGTCATCGTGCTAGAGAATCCGAGCGGATACGGCCCCTTTGGCGCCAAGGGCGTGGGCGAGATGCCGATCGACGGCCCCGCCCCCGCGCTCGTGAACGCCATCCGCCACATCGGGCTGGACGTGCGCTCGATTCCCGCGATCCCGGAGAGCATCATGGAGGTGGCATGCGCTTCACGCTGA